In the Coregonus clupeaformis isolate EN_2021a unplaced genomic scaffold, ASM2061545v1 scaf3156, whole genome shotgun sequence genome, CATGGTTTTCGTTGCATGTCAATGCAAGTGGAAGTtatagttggtggaccttggcctTGGATACAGCTGTTATGACAGGGTTGTAGACTTCTGTAACAACAACCACTATTGAACGTCTAACTGAGTTTTACTTTATTGTCTCACATTTATGTCTCACATTTCCAGATGAACGATTAAAATATTGATGCGCCCCGCCTGAACGCAGAATGGCACCAAGTATCCATTACGCATGGCGTTTCCATCATCTTTTTCAATCAATCAAGGGATCTATCTTGGACATTGTTATCAGACATTGCTCTTTGACCATATTGGTTACATAGACTTTTGTGTATAAAAGACATAAAGAACTGGCAATATCATTCGCACATGCTGACTTCAATTTGTACAGACTGTTACGTACAATCACCTCTCTTTTAAGGTAATTGACACTCACTTTCacacaaaaaattgctttttgcATTTCCTACTTTTAATAATCTAAAGCTATTTTGTTAGAAAACTCTTCTTCTGCGTCCAGGAATGGCAATGAGTGGATTGTTGTTGTGCGGCCTCATGGCAGCGCTAGTGGGGTTTGGTTTGACATCGCCCGTATCCAAGTCGGATGGCAACACCAAACAGGGTGGGATACTGCCACAGCTACTGGCCAGGAGGGAGGCAGTGAGGAATAGTGCAGAGAACGTCGCTAGGCGGAATAAAGACAGTCAGATGAGCATGGCACGGATGGCGCACCTGTCGGAGGACCAGCGCGAGTTCATGTCCAAGCAAATCATGCAGGCCATCTCAGGTACGTGGTGGTGTCGAGtcaagtgcgtgtgtgtgtgtgtgtgtgtgtgtgtgtgtgtgtgtgagagagatagagagtaagTGAGTAGAGAGCAAATTTAACTTTTCTGTTTGGTTCATGTTGGTTCTTATTGTTCGCAGAGATGATGAACGAGTGTCCGGACCGGGACTACCAAGGATGGGTAGACTTTGGACGGCGGAGTGCAGAGTAGAGACGTACTACAAGCCAACTGAGGAACGTCTGCCTGCACTGGCTTTACTCAGGAATCCATCCCTAtttaaaatatattgtatattttcaTTGGCTTATGTCATTTGACTTTTGCTTTTAATCCAAGTGtcataataaacatgtttgcagtATGTGTGTCTACGGACTTTCTTGTTTTTGTTTAGGACATGGACCGGATTCCACGGACACAGAATATACATTGAGtgtgctttttagtctaggacaaGGCTtaatgtgtccgggaaaccggcacTTCGAGTAGAAAAATAACACACATGCACGTGTGCCTGATGGAAATACAATGTACTTTTTAATTTACAAGTGGTACAATTTATACACACATACAACTCAGCAATTATAACATATAATTCAGCAAAGAGTAGTCCATTTCAACATCTGAAATATATGCATTGCTGTTTGGTTCATTTTCTTCTGAATACAAATTGTCGTAATTTGCTATCATTTTCCCTTTTGATCTGCAGTATCCTACGCCTTATATATACAACTGATTATCCAAAGCATGCAGTCCATTATCATTTGGTTTTTGTACCTATCTTTTTTCCCGTGACACTTtgcttgtatttttttttttcctcGTAAGGTATCCTCCTTAGTGCAATCACTGGAGGAATTAACTTTGAATGCCCAACTTAATTTTTTCATACAGCTAACTTTCATTATTCCTGATGACATTAAATACATTTGTACAAACAAGACTTTAGTTTAAGGTCTGTTAACACAGATCCAGCACATACACTAGTCCCAATACATTTTACAGTCACCTTCTGTTGTCTTTGATACAGCATGGTAGACTACCTGAATGCTTTTGGAGAGGTTTGAATAAATGCACAAGTTCACAATGACTGACATAATTGACAGCATTTCGGAGTAAAGCATTTTACAATGACTTGCAGCAGGGGATGTGTGATGCCATGCAAACGCACAGTACTGCTAGTGCTACATGAGGACTTTGGGGGAAAGAGCAGAGTAGTATACCTCAGTTAATGTCATTAATGTCACAAACTTTCAGTAAGTTCAGTCAGTGTATCAGTCTCTCCACCATTCTGTAATGGGGAGTGATTGAAGTGTTAGTGGTTTTACCACAGTAAAGTGAATGTGGTTAATACCCACAAATGCTTCATTTTCTAATAGCAGCTATATATTGCAAAAGGACATCCTGAATTCCAGTGCATCTTGTTTTTTTTAAGTGTGACAAACTAACTGCTGTGGTCAATCTTTTCCAACATAATGAAAAGGTAATGTGATTGTATTTGATGGTATTAACAAATTATTTTAGAAAACATATGGTGGCTGTcgttctaaaaaaaaaaaacaccacgAGAAGCACCATTCCCTTACTTTCATACCGTGTAAAACCATcgacacgcacaaaacacaggtAGAAAAAAGCAACGCATGTTTCtcaactttttattttattaaaaaaataaaaaaactttcAGCGTGTTCAAGCCAGCCGGAGCAGTGATCAGGTGATTCTCCTGAGAATGATCATGATGTCACACATTGTTGTGGAGACCTAGTATCTACAATACAGGAGTCCATTACAAAAAGAAGAGTGACTGTACACGTGACAGAAACTCAATATGGCTCTATGGTTCTCCCGAGGCTCCGTTTTACAATGTATTGCTGTGGGCCCGAAACACAAAACGGCGGTACAGTGGCATAGCAAGCATGTGGATTGAAGTCAATGACGATTGAGTAggaaggggagaaggaggggggagggagttcTCCCAGTCGTTCTCAGACTCTAGGTGGATGTCTGTATTGCCTgactgcttctctctcctctccgttcTCTCTCCAGCCCACCACCCCTCGGGCTGCCACCTTGTGAAGTCCCAGACTCCTCAGCTTCTCTACCAGtttgaagctgaaaatgttcctTCTCCCTTCTTCCTCCATCTTGAATGTACCTCCATCCTGATCTTCCTCTGCCGTTGTGGGGCGTGTGTGGGCTGTGAGTGGGGTCAGTTGGTGGTAAGGGTAGGGAACGGTGGAGCCGGAGATGCCCTGCTCCTCCAGCAGCCTCAGGAGTCCCAGTGATAGAGGAGGTGCTGGGGTGGAGGTGGAGTGGTGGCCGCCGCCCTGGCTAGGGTCAAATATCAGCCCACAGTGCtgctgtttggaggaggagggtgacgtgGTGCTCAGATGCTCACAGCTCCCACAAGCGGACAGGCTGCGAGAGCAAAGGCTGCAAATACAGGAAAAGAGAAAAAGACCAATCAGACACAGGAGTGCTGTTATCACACATCCAATAAGATACTCCGCTTGTCATTTGCCTACTTAAACATACAAAATAAACAAATAGCTATAAGCTTAGCAACATTAGTAACAGTGCATCATTAGTTAAGAGTGGTTAGTTAGTTTAGCTGCCTGTAAGGGTGGATTAGAGAAGATGTTAGTCAGTTCGATAGTCAGCCTGAGAACTGAAAAGAGGATTGCCGTTGGGTCGTGCAGTTTACCTGGAAGAATCTGGAAGGGATCAGGAACTGGTGTCCAAGTTAGCAAGCCAAGCAAGTGtgtgacatgttgtttatgaagTAGATTCAAGATAATGGACCAAATCCTTAATAGAGAAGCAGGCATTAAGATGTTGGAATGGGAAACCTGTGTGTATTAAAGTTTGAGTTACGTGTGTGTATCTTAAAATAGGATTTGGCCCCATTAATCTAATACTAAACCTCAAAGTCATTTAAATAGACACAAGAACATCCATTTGTTTTATGCATGGAAAGTTGAAGCATTGTCATAGCTGCGAGTACATTCATTCCATGACTTTGTAGTGGTGTTTGTTCAAGGCTCAGCATGGGGGTATGATCAATAATTTTACTTAGGGGTTGGGTGGGGTCAGAGTTAGAATGGGAGTGGTTTAGAAAAGTTAGGGGATAAATATATAATTTTCCTGCATCATTCCCAAGATGTCCATGCCTGTTGGATCTTACTTTGCCTAGAAAGTCCACTTTAGAGCTGGAGAAAGTGCTTGAACCAGCGTTTCCTACCACTGAGGGGAGAGACatggggtaaggagagagagattgagtaagggaggagagagaaggactgcTATACACACAAAGTAGCAAGGTACTATTGAGGAGAAAAATGGAGCAGCACAGCGAAGCTGCTATTGTTTTCAGAGTGGTATATTGTAAATACCTTTTCACGTTACTACTAATATTGGTCTTtagtttaattaattaattaattaaagatTGAATGAATACCAAAAGGcaaattaatgaaaaataaatggATTTCACTTCATTTTACAGTCCACTACCTGGGGATAATAGGCAGAATCTACCGCACACCCAAAACCGATTAGTGAAGGTGCTGGAGGCAAAATGGACAACTGGTGAAACAGGGAAAAGTCTCTGCACACTTCCATTCAGATGCACATTTCATTTAATAGTAGCTGAGCTTTAGGTCAGTCGACCATCAACAGTCCACTACCTGGTAATTACTTATGTTGCTTTGGATTCATTTCAAACACCATTTAGTACCATACCATTTAGTACCAGGTTACCTATTATTTCGACGTCTTTGATGAAACTTCCAGGAAGTATTCATTGTCACCATATATACGTTCTTAGTAAATACCAGACAAAAAAACATGTAGCTTTTTGCACTTGACTGTACGCTGCTTTCTTGGCCAGGTCTCCTTCGAAAAAAATACCTCAAGggccttcctggttaaataaagcatACAAAAATTGAAACCggacagtaaaataaagtgttaccaatgaATAGTTGTGTGTGAGTGATTCCCAGATCTTACCTggtggagaaggaggggagcaggaggGAGGGGTGGTGGCGCCGACAGGTGGTGACGGTGTGGGTGGGAAGGGTCTGGGGGAGGTTGGGGCCGGAGGATAGAGGAGTGACTGTGGATGATGGACACACTTTACACAACTACACaccaacacaaaaacacacacacaacaacaaacacatacacaactACTCACAATGGATGAGGAAAATCCCAGAGCCACACACCAAATGACACGGATGGGAGAATGTACGATATACAATGACAGTATGAGTTGGAATGACTCAAACTGTTTAGTAACATCACACCTACCACACAGGTGAACTTAGGAAAGTTGGAATGAGTTGGAATGACACAAACTGTTTAGTAACATCACACCTACCACACAGGTGAACTTAGGAACGTTGGAATGAGTTGGAATGACACAAACTGTTTAGTAACATCATACCTACCACACAGGTGAACTTAGGGGGATATGGACCACAGTAGACATGTTATCCAAATAGAAGGTTCCAGTGTCAATGCCTGATCGTTCTCCCTTACCCAATCTGACGGACCTAAAGAGTTCCGTCGGAGGGAGAAGGGAAAACGATCAGATTTTCACACCAGACTAGAGGGACCAGAGGAAtgagtgtgtactgtgtgtgtatgagtgaatgtCTTCACTTACAATTGACACCCTATCAACCGTATCTACTAAATTCAACTAAACACTACCCTGTGGCCTCTTTTCTTACCCATGGCTCCGGCAGCCAGGCTGTGGGAGAGCTGTGATAGGTCAGGCTCGTCCTCCTCCAGGTCGTTGAGGCTGTAGACGTGTTGGAGGTCGATCTCCAGCTCCCGGAAGTCTTTGGTGAGGACCCCCGGGCGAGGGTGCAGGATGCCTCCCAGGTTGGGCTTGGCCAGCTGCTGCCAGTGGTGTAGGGTCACTGAACCTGTTGTGGCGAGGAAGGGCAATATAGTTAACATTGTTGTATGTTGGGAataacacatttatttatttatgtaataAACTGTATTTCTCTAATCATGCATATTTTTCATATTAAAAGAAGGAAAAAATGGTAAAGAGTGTCTACTTTCAGCTGTAGAGACTACATTCATAGTTTCACCTGTAATTGAGTCTAGCAACCTTAGGCAAGTTACCATAAAACTGACAGTCGAGTTACCGCACACCTAATATCTCAGCAAAGAACACAAACAgggtctccccctccctcctcaccttcCAGGGGCTTGACAATCTGCAGGCGATCGGGTAGGTAGGAGCGCGAGCCCCCCGATCCGGCCGAGGAGTGCATCGAGCTGCCATTGGAGTAGTTGGTGCCTGTCGACGCCGCCGAGCTGGACACCAGGCTGTCGTTGGGCGTAAGGAACCCGCTGGAGCCCAGCTCGCCCACCTCCTCACCCTCCTTGCTGCACCCCTGGTAGGCGGCGGCCAGGGCGCAGAGTTTGCGTTCGCGCTCCACCTCAAAGAAGGGGCGCTCTGAGGCGTGGCTCTGCTGGCGGTCAGATAAACAGCGGAGCGCGGCTTCTAGGTCATGGCCTCCAGGCATGCCCGGCATGCCCAGACGCTTAGGGCCACTAACACTGAgatcagagagagatagaggaaggttAGTGATGTACTATACACTGTTGATGCACTAACACTCAGAGTAGAGGAGGTAGAACAGGTTTTGAATACAAATGCACTGTTGTTATTAGTACACATAGACCAGAGAAATAGAAGCTGTATGTTTGAACATGTAGGAGTGAAAGAAGTCCATTAATATACTAtggaaaagcatttcactgttagtctacgccTGTTGTcgcgaagcatgtgacaaataaaatttgatttgatttgatgtgaaaAGTAAATACCCTGTGTGTCTGCTGTCTGTGTAGACTCTGTATGAGAGTTAATGAAttcaaacatacagtaccagtcaaaaggttggacacacctactcattcaagggtttttccttatttttccatttttttccattgtagaataaaagtgaagacatcaaaactatgaaataacacatatggactcatgtagtaaccaaaaacgtgttaaacaaatcaaaatatatttgagatttgagattcttcaaatagccaccctttgccttgatgacagctttacacactcttggaattttctcaaccagcttcacctggaatgcttttccaacagtcttgaggagttcccacatatgttgagcacttgttggctgcttttccttcactctgccgtccgactcatcccaaaccatctcaattgggttgaggtaaggggattgtggaggccaggacatctgatgcagcactccacatcactctccttcttggtaaaatagcccttacacagcctggaggtgggttgggtcattgtcctgttgaaaaataaatgatagtcccactaagcccaaaccagataggatggcgtatcactgcagaatgctgtggtagccatgctggttaagtgtgccttgaattctaaataaatcacagacagtgtcaccagcaaagcacccccacaccataacacctcctcctccatgctttacggtgggaactacacatgtggagatcatccgttcacccacaccagcgtctcacaaagacacagcggatTGAACCAAAAACCTctcatttggactccagaccaaacaacacatttccacctgtctaatgtccattgctcgtgtttcttggcccaagcaggtttctTCTTACTATTggagtcctttagtagtggtttctttgcagcaattcgactatgaaggtctgattcacatagtcccctttgaacagttgatgttgagatgtgtctttgacttgaactctgtgaagcatttctttgggctgcaatttctgaggctggcaactctaatgaacttatcctctgcagcagaggtaactctgggtcttccattcctgtggcggtcctcatgagagccagttttattatagctcttgatggtttttgcgactgcacttgaagaaacgttcaaagttcttgaaatgttccgtattgactgaccttcatgtcttaaagtaatgatggactgtcatttctctttgcttatttgagctgttcttgctataaaaTGGCCTTGGTCTAAAaacaaatagggttatcttctgtataccccccgccatgaggtcgaaggaattgtccgtagagctcagagacaagattgtgtcgaggcacagatctggggaagggtaccaaaacatttctacagtattgaaggtccccatgaacacagtggcctccatcattcttaaatggaagaagtttggaaccaccaagactcttcctagagctggccgcctgggcaaactgagcaatcgggagagaagggccttggtcaggaggtgaccaagaacccaatggtcactctgacagagctccagagttcttctgtggagatgggagaaccttccagaaggacagccatctctgcagcacttcaccaatcaggcctttatggtagagtggccagacggaagccactcctcagtaaaaggcaaatgaccgccagcttggagtttgccaaaagactctcagaccatgaggaagaagattctctggtttgatgaaaccaagattgaactctttggcctgaattccaagtgtCAAATATGGAGGaaactcagctggtagagcacggcgcttgtaacgccaaggtagtgggttcgatccccgggaccacccatacacaaaaatgtatgcacgcatgactgtaagtcgctttggataaaagcgtctgctaaatggcatattattattattattatccctacggtgaagcatggtggtggcagcatcatgctgtggggatgtttttcagcggcagggactggaagactagtcaggatcgagggaaagatgaacggaacaaagtacagagagatccttgatgaaaacctgctccagagcgactggggcaaaggttcaccttccaacaggacaacgaccctaagcacacagccaagacaacgcaggagtggcttcaggacaagtctctgaatgtccttgagtggcacagccagagcctggacttgaacccgatctaacatctctggagagacctgaaaatagctgtgcagcgacgctccccatccaacctaacagagcttgagaggatctgcacagaagaatgggagaaactccccaaatacaggagtgccaagcttgtagtgtctcGAGGCTGTaaatgctgccaaaggtgcatcaacaaagtactgagtaaagggtctgaatacttatgtaaatgtgaaatttcagtcatttatttttaatacatttgcaaaaatttctataaacctgtttttgctttgtcattatgggatattgtgtgtagattgatgaggggaaaaaaacaatttaataaattttagaataaggctgttacgtaacaaaatgtggaaaagtcaaagggtttgaatactttccaaaggcactgtatatacagtggggaaaaaaagtatttagtcagccaccaattgtgcaagttctcccacttaaaaagatgagagaggcctgtaattttcatcataggtacacgtcaactatgacagacaaaatgagaaaaaaaatccagaaaatcacattgtaggagtttttatgaatttatttgcaaattatggtggaaaataagtatttggtcaataacaaaagtttctcaatactttgttatataccctttgttggcaatgacacaggtcaaacgtttttctgtaagtcttcacaaggttttcacacactgttgctggtattttggcccattcctccatgcagatctcctctagagcagtgatgttttggggggctgtcgctgggcaacacggactttcaactccctccaaagattttctatggggttgagatctggagactggctaggccactccaggaccttggaaatgcttcttacgaagccactccttcgtctcgggcggtgtgtttgggatcattgtcatgctgaaagacccagccatgtttcatcttcaatgcccttgctgatggaaggaggttttcactcaaaatctcacgatacatggccccattcattctttcctttacacggatcagtcgtcctggtccctttgcagaaaaaacagccccaaagcatgatgtttccacccccatgcttcacagtaggtatggtgttctttggatgcaactcagcattctttgtcctccaaacacgacgagttgagtttttaccaaaaaagttatattttggtttcatctgaccatatgacattctcccaatcctcttctggatcacccaaatgcactctagcaaacttcagacgggcctggacatgtactggctggcactgcaggatttgagtccctggcggcgtagtgtgttactgatagtaggctttgttactttggtcccagctctctgcaggtcatttactaggtcccccgCGTGTGGTTCtctgatttttgctcaccgttcttgtgatcattttgactcccacggggtgagatcttgcgtggagccccagatcgagggagattatcagtggtcttgtgtgtcttccatttcctaataattgctcccagagttgatttcttcaaaccaagctgcttacctattgcagattcagtcttcccagcctggtgcaggtctacaattttgtttctggtgtcctttgacagctctttggtcttggccatagtggagtttggagtgtgactgtttgaggttgtggacaggtgtctttttatactgataacaagttcaaacaggtgccattaatacaggtaacgagtggaggacagaggagcctcttaaaaaagaagttacaggtctgtgagagccagaaatcttgcttgtttgtaggtgaccaaatacttattttccaccataatttgcaaataaattcataaaaaaatcctacaatgtgattttctggatttttttcctcaatttgtctgtcatagttgacgtgtacctatgatgcaaattacaggcctctctcatctttttaagtgggagaacttgcacaattggttgctgactaaatactttttttccccactgtatacagtgagggaaaaaagtatttgatcccctgctgattttgtacgtttgcccactgacaaagaaatgatcagtctataattttaatggtaggtttatttgaacagtgagagacagaataacaacaaaaaaatccagaaaaacgcatttcaaaaatgttataaattgatttgcattttaattagggaaataagtatttgacccctctgcaaaacatgacttagtacttggtggcaaaacccttgttggcaatcacagaggtcagatgtttcttgtagttggccaccaggtttgcacacatctcaggagggattttgtcccactcctctttgcagatcttctccaagtcattaaggtttcgaggctgacgtttggcaattcgaaccttcagctcccctccacagattttctatgggattaaggtctggagactggctaggccactccgggaccttaatgtgcttcctcttgagccactcctttgttgccttggccgtatgttttgggtcattgtcatgttggaatacccatccacgacccattttcaatgccctggctgagggaaggaggttctcacccaagatttgcggtacatggccctgtccatcttccctttgatgcggtgaagttgtcctgtccccttagcagaaaaacacccccaaagcataatgtttccacctccatgtttgacggtggggatggtgttcttggggtcataggcagcattcctcctcttccaaacacggcaagttgagttgatgccaaagagctcgattttggtctcatctgaccacaacactttcacccagttctcctctgaatcattcagatgttcattggcaaacatcagacggcccctgtatatgtgctttcttgagcaggggggaccttgcgggcgctgcagtatttcacgcgtagtgtgttaccaattgttttcttggtgactatggtcccagctgccttgagaccattggacaagatcctcccatgtagttctgggctgattcctcaccgttctcatgatcattgcaactccacgaggtgagatcttgcatggagccccaggacgagggagattgacagttctttttgtgtttcttccatttgcgaataattgcaccaactgttgtcaccttctcaccaagctgcttggcgatggtcttgtagcccagccttgtgtaggtctacaatcttgtccctgacatccttggagagctctttggtcttggccatggtggcgagtttggaatctgattgattcatTGCTTCTGTCGACAGGTGTCttatataggtaacaaactgagattaggagcactccttttaagagtgtgctcctaatctcagctcgttacctgtataaaagacacctgggagccagaaatctttctgattgagagggggtcaaatacttatttccctcattaaaatgcaaatcaatttataacatttttgacatgcgtttttcaggattttttgttgttattctgtctctcactgttcaaataaacctaccattaaaattatagactgatcatttctttgtcagtgggcaaacttacaaaatcagcaggggatcaaatacttttttccctcact is a window encoding:
- the LOC121532830 gene encoding cholecystokinin-like, encoding MAMSGLLLCGLMAALVGFGLTSPVSKSDGNTKQGGILPQLLARREAVRNSAENVARRNKDSQMSMARMAHLSEDQREFMSKQIMQAISEMMNECPDRDYQGWVDFGRRSAE
- the LOC121561872 gene encoding trafficking kinesin-binding protein 1-like isoform X1 produces the protein MDEQLEIAKEEIAQLRHELSMRDDLLHLYASTEEIENASDSLSLMKRNESSNSLSNFVNYDFIQQKLKGLEEENLKLRCEANELTSETANYEEQEQELMMVCVEELTSVNKQVVDLSDELARKVEDTLRQQEEISSLLGQIVDLQARCKGLTTDNEELTQHLSALRESQSQLKSELNYLQDKYSECEDMLREAREDIKNLRNKSLPNSTVQRYSALSAVFPMDSLAAEIEGTFRKGLDVPAPSEYKNHPWRVFETVKVVNQASRLRSRCHSPGQVPGSSPVSLHSSRASTPRTSYYGSDSASLTLEDKPPSAISRLAEVAHTEDNSVSGPKRLGMPGMPGGHDLEAALRCLSDRQQSHASERPFFEVERERKLCALAAAYQGCSKEGEEVGELGSSGFLTPNDSLVSSSAASTGTNYSNGSSMHSSAGSGGSRSYLPDRLQIVKPLEGSVTLHHWQQLAKPNLGGILHPRPGVLTKDFRELEIDLQHVYSLNDLEEDEPDLSQLSHSLAAGAMVTPLSSGPNLPQTLPTHTVTTCRRHHPSLLLPSFSTSLCSRSLSACGSCEHLSTTSPSSSKQQHCGLIFDPSQGGGHHSTSTPAPPLSLGLLRLLEEQGISGSTVPYPYHQLTPLTAHTRPTTAEEDQDGGTFKMEEEGRRNIFSFKLVEKLRSLGLHKVAARGVVGWRENGEEREAVRQYRHPPRV